Proteins encoded by one window of Alkalinema sp. FACHB-956:
- a CDS encoding DUF3365 domain-containing protein translates to MHPFLQKLRDVPRRLSLRLKFIAVIGLCLVVSVAVGTWYLEGIQSNTFEQEARSRSEIVLNFGEANRKFVSKDLRPAIEAYTSDFVLEAMSATFSTRRIFEYFNELLPEYLYRQPTLNPLNPTDQADDFETQIIQNFQNDRSLKETTGYRTLNHQEAFYIAKPIQVESSCLKCHWSPDTAPAKLVEKYGRNQGYGWKVGDIISTLMIYVPTQDLRANQAALTHTVLTTFAALAIVLIGLIYIFFDRLVNRRLQSMIRVMGQVAATPNSTTRLHDRSQDELGLLAQSFNRMAHSLEGAYTDLEEKVNERTETLAQTLTQLQQAHVQMVQAEKMSSLGQLVAGIAHEINNPLSFIQGNIKHVRTYTQDLLALTTLYQNHYPKPDPTITETIETIELDFISQDLPDLLVSMQTGTERIQQIVRSLRTFARLDESELKTVDLHEGIDSTLLILQSRLHPNPHCPPITIVKDYGELPLVECYAGQLNQVFISIISNAIDALEESVHPGSMTANPSFQPTIQICTRTGDRDQVMIQITDNGPGISEDIQKRLFDPFFTTKSIGKGTGMGLSISYQIVTQTHQGQLDCISSIGSGTTFRITIPRHQAL, encoded by the coding sequence ATGCACCCATTCCTACAAAAGTTACGGGATGTCCCCAGACGCCTTTCTTTACGTCTGAAGTTTATTGCAGTCATCGGTTTATGCCTAGTTGTTTCCGTAGCGGTAGGAACTTGGTATTTAGAAGGTATTCAATCCAACACTTTTGAACAGGAAGCTCGGAGCCGCAGCGAAATTGTCTTAAATTTTGGCGAGGCGAATCGCAAGTTTGTTAGTAAAGATCTCCGTCCTGCCATTGAGGCATACACGAGTGATTTTGTGTTGGAGGCAATGTCAGCGACATTTTCAACTCGCAGAATTTTTGAATATTTTAACGAACTCCTTCCGGAATATCTTTATCGGCAACCAACCCTTAATCCCCTTAATCCAACGGATCAAGCCGATGATTTTGAAACCCAAATTATCCAGAATTTTCAGAACGATCGCAGTCTCAAGGAAACAACGGGCTATCGGACATTGAACCATCAAGAAGCTTTTTACATTGCTAAACCGATTCAAGTCGAATCCAGTTGTCTCAAATGCCACTGGAGCCCAGACACCGCACCCGCCAAACTCGTAGAAAAATATGGACGGAATCAGGGTTACGGCTGGAAAGTAGGCGATATCATTAGCACGCTGATGATTTATGTGCCAACCCAGGATTTGCGGGCCAATCAAGCGGCCTTAACCCACACCGTATTAACCACATTTGCCGCCCTTGCCATTGTTTTAATTGGGTTGATCTATATCTTTTTCGATCGCTTGGTCAACCGCCGCTTACAAAGTATGATTCGCGTGATGGGACAGGTCGCTGCCACGCCCAACTCAACCACCCGACTCCACGATCGCTCCCAGGATGAACTGGGACTGCTGGCCCAAAGTTTTAATCGCATGGCCCATTCCTTAGAGGGAGCCTACACCGACCTAGAGGAAAAAGTAAATGAACGCACTGAAACGCTGGCCCAAACCCTCACGCAATTACAGCAAGCCCATGTTCAAATGGTTCAGGCAGAAAAAATGTCGAGTCTCGGTCAGTTGGTCGCGGGGATTGCCCATGAAATTAATAACCCTTTGAGCTTTATCCAAGGCAATATTAAACATGTTCGCACCTATACCCAGGATCTCTTAGCCCTCACCACACTCTATCAGAACCACTATCCCAAACCAGACCCAACCATTACTGAAACCATTGAGACGATCGAACTCGACTTCATCAGCCAAGATTTACCTGATCTCTTAGTTTCCATGCAAACTGGCACCGAACGCATCCAACAGATTGTGCGATCGCTCCGAACCTTCGCCCGTCTGGATGAATCGGAATTGAAAACGGTTGATCTCCATGAGGGCATTGACAGCACGCTGTTGATTCTCCAAAGTCGCCTTCACCCCAATCCCCATTGTCCACCCATTACGATCGTCAAAGATTATGGGGAATTGCCGTTGGTGGAATGCTATGCCGGACAACTCAACCAAGTCTTTATCAGCATCATCAGCAATGCCATTGATGCACTGGAAGAAAGCGTCCATCCAGGATCCATGACAGCCAACCCATCCTTCCAGCCAACCATTCAGATTTGCACTCGCACAGGGGATCGCGATCAAGTCATGATTCAAATTACTGATAACGGCCCAGGGATCTCGGAAGACATCCAGAAGCGTCTATTTGATCCCTTTTTCACGACAAAATCGATCGGAAAAGGAACTGGCATGGGACTCTCCATCAGCTATCAAATTGTGACCCAAACCCACCAAGGGCAATTAGACTGCATTTCGTCGATCGGATCTGGCACAACTTTTAGGATCACCATTCCAAGGCACCAAGCTCTTTAG
- the nrdR gene encoding transcriptional regulator NrdR: MRCPVCHHLENRVLESRSADSGQSVRRRRECLKCGHRFTTYERIEVVPITVIKRSGNREIFDRQKLLQGVIKACEKSGVTESVLENLVLSVESEVQQRASREVSSVEIGQLVLNHLRRISEVAYIRFASVYSQFQGLDDFLEVLNQLKQAEALSQ, encoded by the coding sequence ATGCGCTGTCCAGTGTGTCATCACCTTGAGAACCGAGTGTTAGAGTCCCGATCGGCTGACTCTGGACAGAGTGTACGTCGCCGCCGAGAATGCTTGAAGTGTGGTCATCGCTTCACAACCTATGAACGGATCGAGGTTGTGCCAATCACGGTAATCAAACGCAGTGGGAACCGTGAGATCTTCGATCGGCAAAAGCTGCTTCAGGGAGTCATCAAAGCCTGTGAAAAGTCCGGTGTCACTGAATCGGTTCTAGAAAACTTGGTCCTATCCGTAGAATCTGAAGTACAGCAACGTGCCTCTCGGGAAGTCAGTAGTGTGGAAATTGGACAACTGGTACTGAATCATTTAAGGCGGATCAGCGAAGTCGCCTATATTCGATTTGCGTCTGTCTATTCCCAATTTCAAGGATTAGACGATTTTCTAGAGGTGCTTAACCAGCTTAAACAAGCAGAAGCACTCAGCCAGTAA
- a CDS encoding response regulator yields the protein MVARDSKKQKLLVVDDEPDNLDLLYRTFHREFRVLRAENGPDALKILEEEGDIAVIISDQRMPQMSGTEFLSLTAQKYPDIIRIILTGYTDVEDLVEAINSGKVFKYVTKPWDDEQLKQVVRQAADTHNVLKARTEELRRNLRRETLLNAITSTIRSALSYQELLKTIVGVVGQTFEVSYGVLRPCQNGQLEEDAFVYDRQLGAAEASSEGNLQSSLQTQAVSGQTVSGLHPLARTVWPLATVAVIQDVATSPVIAEQPDSLHQVYTDAGIQSSLLVPLICQQELIAVLALHQCESGRGWQESEVELIAMVADQAALALSQSQAYERVRALAKREALLNTITTAIRSSLDPQEIFSAITQQLGLALQVDGCALSLWTADDQYVQCVGLYESGSQEVRTFAEDADAHSRLLPKSQVPIEGNPVLQYLLTNQRPVVLEDLAHYPEMHAPEFRSPARALLVLPLLVDGRIIGSISLRQNREPRLWKQSEIQLVKSVSEQAAIAVQQARLYQTTRQQAEKLMELDRQKTEFFQNISHEFRTPLTLMVGPLESAIAQKQGLSYDQAGIALRNSRRLLRLVNQLLDLQRLDAGRMQATFCPCDLADFVHQIVETFRPYCEKKGISLVTQLQPCSLIYLDLEKFDKVVYNLLSNAMKFTPAGGTISVSLLHNSQTDRAVLKVRDTGIGIREDQIPHLFERFRQAEGSVNRSYEGTGLGLSLVKELVEMHGGEIQVSSVYGQGSTFAIALILGADHLPANQIVNEHAEVQASRAAVELADIQAELQDLEETEVEVISSTVELNGLRVLVVDDTADLRTYVSGILRQQGYQVFTARNGEEGFQSAQMHRPHLIVTDLMMPKVSGLDMIRMIRLDDELRGTPVILLTAKADEDTRLEGVERGADAYLSKPFTDRLLLAEVRNLLALKEKEQRMVELNQYLTESVLKRFLPQSLVQRAAKGELTLDLRPEPRMVTVLFSDIVGFTQLSNTLRSRRVAELLNEYLATMTRAVFENGGTVDKFMGDAILALYGAPEELTPNEQVKRAIATARRMYQSLDELNQKWAEQGLPNLKFRCGIHQGTAVVGMFGGSERSDYTAIGPSVNIAARLQAAADPGRILVSAAVADYLEDEEIIKGMPLQLKGIDETVLTFWVEPLPHLSPQMA from the coding sequence ATGGTAGCTCGTGATAGTAAAAAGCAGAAGCTCTTGGTTGTCGATGATGAACCTGACAATCTGGATTTGTTGTACCGGACGTTTCATCGAGAATTTAGGGTACTGCGGGCCGAGAATGGGCCAGATGCACTCAAAATCTTAGAAGAGGAAGGTGATATTGCAGTCATTATCTCTGACCAGCGCATGCCTCAAATGAGTGGTACAGAGTTCCTCAGTCTGACTGCACAAAAATACCCTGATATCATCCGCATCATTTTGACCGGTTATACGGATGTTGAGGATCTGGTTGAAGCCATTAACTCGGGTAAAGTTTTCAAATATGTCACTAAACCCTGGGATGATGAGCAACTAAAGCAGGTGGTTCGTCAGGCAGCGGACACCCATAATGTTCTGAAAGCTCGAACGGAGGAGCTTCGCCGCAATCTCCGCCGAGAGACGTTGCTGAATGCGATCACAAGTACGATTCGTAGTGCCTTAAGCTACCAGGAGTTACTGAAGACGATCGTTGGCGTTGTAGGACAGACCTTTGAGGTTAGCTATGGGGTTCTACGACCTTGCCAGAATGGCCAATTGGAGGAAGATGCTTTTGTTTACGATCGCCAGTTAGGTGCGGCAGAGGCGTCTTCAGAGGGAAATTTGCAGTCCTCGCTGCAAACGCAGGCTGTTTCAGGTCAGACGGTGTCGGGATTGCATCCCTTGGCTCGAACGGTGTGGCCCTTAGCAACGGTTGCAGTCATCCAGGATGTGGCAACTAGTCCCGTGATTGCTGAACAGCCAGACAGTTTGCACCAGGTCTATACCGATGCGGGAATTCAATCTAGCCTATTGGTTCCACTCATTTGCCAGCAGGAACTGATTGCTGTTCTTGCCTTGCACCAATGCGAATCGGGGCGGGGATGGCAGGAGAGTGAGGTTGAGTTAATCGCCATGGTGGCGGATCAAGCAGCCCTAGCCCTGTCCCAATCCCAAGCCTACGAACGGGTGCGGGCGCTGGCTAAGCGGGAAGCCCTACTCAACACGATTACAACGGCTATTCGATCGTCGTTGGATCCCCAGGAGATTTTTTCGGCGATTACTCAACAATTAGGGTTGGCGTTGCAGGTGGATGGTTGCGCGCTGTCGCTGTGGACCGCGGATGATCAGTACGTGCAATGTGTTGGTTTATACGAGTCAGGCTCTCAAGAGGTGCGCACCTTTGCGGAGGATGCAGATGCTCACTCACGGCTATTGCCTAAGTCCCAAGTGCCGATCGAAGGCAACCCGGTACTTCAGTACCTTCTGACCAATCAGCGGCCCGTTGTCCTGGAAGATCTGGCCCATTACCCAGAGATGCATGCCCCAGAATTTCGATCCCCTGCACGGGCGTTGCTGGTTTTGCCCCTGTTGGTGGATGGTCGCATTATTGGCAGTATTTCACTGCGCCAGAATCGTGAACCTCGCCTCTGGAAACAGTCGGAGATCCAACTGGTAAAGTCCGTTTCCGAACAGGCGGCGATCGCGGTGCAGCAGGCACGCTTGTATCAAACGACCCGTCAGCAAGCGGAAAAGCTGATGGAACTCGATCGGCAAAAAACCGAGTTTTTCCAAAATATTTCCCACGAGTTTCGGACTCCCTTGACGCTGATGGTGGGGCCGCTGGAGTCTGCGATCGCCCAGAAGCAAGGTCTGTCCTATGACCAAGCGGGCATTGCGCTGCGTAACTCTCGACGGTTGCTGCGCTTAGTCAATCAACTCTTGGATCTGCAACGCTTGGATGCTGGACGAATGCAGGCAACGTTCTGTCCTTGCGATCTGGCAGATTTTGTCCATCAGATTGTGGAAACCTTTCGCCCCTACTGCGAAAAGAAGGGCATCAGCCTTGTGACCCAACTCCAGCCCTGTTCTCTGATCTATCTGGACTTGGAGAAGTTTGACAAGGTGGTCTATAACCTGCTGTCCAATGCGATGAAGTTTACGCCAGCGGGGGGGACGATTTCGGTTAGCTTGCTGCACAATTCCCAGACCGATCGGGCAGTGCTGAAGGTGCGGGACACCGGTATTGGCATTCGGGAGGATCAAATTCCCCATCTCTTTGAACGGTTCCGGCAGGCGGAGGGATCGGTGAATCGGAGCTATGAAGGGACGGGACTCGGGTTGTCTCTGGTGAAAGAGTTGGTGGAAATGCATGGGGGAGAAATCCAGGTTTCCTCGGTCTATGGTCAAGGTAGTACCTTTGCGATCGCCCTCATTCTAGGGGCGGATCATTTACCAGCGAATCAAATTGTCAATGAACATGCGGAGGTGCAGGCGAGTCGGGCTGCGGTGGAGCTGGCTGATATTCAGGCCGAGTTGCAGGATCTTGAAGAGACTGAGGTCGAAGTCATTTCTTCAACTGTGGAACTGAATGGGCTACGGGTGTTGGTGGTGGATGATACCGCTGATCTGCGAACCTATGTCTCTGGGATCTTGCGGCAGCAGGGCTACCAGGTCTTTACTGCCCGTAATGGAGAAGAAGGATTCCAGTCGGCTCAGATGCATCGGCCCCATTTGATTGTGACGGATTTGATGATGCCGAAGGTCTCCGGTTTAGACATGATTCGCATGATCCGTTTGGATGATGAGTTGCGGGGGACTCCGGTGATTCTGCTAACGGCGAAGGCCGATGAAGATACCCGCCTGGAAGGGGTGGAACGGGGAGCTGATGCCTACCTGTCGAAGCCCTTTACCGATCGCCTCCTGTTGGCGGAGGTGCGGAACTTGCTGGCGCTGAAGGAAAAGGAACAGCGCATGGTGGAGCTGAACCAGTACTTAACGGAATCGGTGCTGAAGCGCTTCTTGCCCCAGAGCTTGGTGCAGCGGGCTGCGAAGGGTGAACTGACGCTGGATCTGCGGCCAGAACCGAGGATGGTGACGGTGTTGTTTAGCGATATCGTGGGCTTTACTCAACTGTCGAATACGTTGCGATCGCGGCGGGTGGCGGAATTGCTGAATGAGTATTTGGCGACCATGACCCGCGCGGTGTTTGAGAATGGCGGTACGGTGGATAAGTTTATGGGGGATGCGATCTTGGCGCTCTATGGTGCGCCGGAGGAGTTGACGCCGAATGAACAGGTGAAGCGGGCGATCGCGACCGCACGCCGGATGTATCAATCCTTGGATGAGTTGAATCAGAAGTGGGCAGAACAGGGCTTGCCAAACCTCAAGTTCCGTTGTGGGATTCACCAAGGCACGGCTGTAGTGGGGATGTTTGGCGGCAGTGAGCGATCGGACTATACGGCGATCGGCCCCAGCGTCAACATTGCGGCACGCTTGCAGGCGGCGGCGGATCCTGGACGTATTCTGGTCTCGGCGGCGGTGGCGGATTATCTGGAGGATGAGGAAATCATCAAGGGCATGCCACTGCAACTGAAGGGGATCGATGAAACGGTGTTGACCTTCTGGGTGGAGCCATTGCCGCACCTATCGCCCCAAATGGCCTAG